Proteins co-encoded in one bacterium genomic window:
- a CDS encoding sugar ABC transporter substrate-binding protein, with amino-acid sequence MKGIKRVAGLVIACSLVLACSTKKQADGQPAMALIMKTLSNPFFIKMGQGAQRAADSLAVPLLIGTVAQEIDINQQISLVEDMIVQGVKAILIAPVDSKAIVPVLVKAQAQGILIINLDNRIDA; translated from the coding sequence GTGAAAGGTATCAAGAGGGTGGCAGGCCTGGTTATCGCTTGCAGTTTAGTCTTGGCCTGTTCCACGAAAAAACAGGCTGATGGTCAGCCGGCCATGGCCTTGATCATGAAAACACTGAGCAATCCCTTTTTTATCAAGATGGGCCAGGGCGCGCAGCGGGCTGCTGATTCGCTGGCGGTTCCTCTGCTGATCGGCACGGTGGCGCAAGAGATCGACATCAATCAGCAGATCAGCCTGGTGGAAGACATGATCGTTCAGGGGGTCAAGGCGATTTTGATCGCACCGGTGGATTCCAAGGCGATCGTTCCGGTGCTGGTCAAAGCCCAGGCGCAGGGCATTCTGATCATCAACCTGGACAACCGCATCGACGC
- a CDS encoding ABC transporter permease: MNNLVEKRLARIFLIFVLLCLAIGGLEALYKPAPVFFKSMNLMNILLQTSINTIMAVGMTFIIITGGIDLAVGSTLALCNVLMGLVMPAVGLSHPFTQIALAVVIALAAGGFIGFLNGGISVAWRIPPFIVALGMLGIARGLALWLSDSQTVNLIGRVDSAFSFIGNGRWLGLPIPALLALLVVAVGHFLLNKTRFGRYAIAIGGNREAARMSGIRVGFYTTLAYIFAGLLVGLAAVVQTSRLGSANPTIGAGYELYAIAAAIIGGTSLMGGEGTIGGTLIGALIIGVLNNGLTLMNIADEIKQIIIGLVIIIAVMADRRRRKQ, translated from the coding sequence ATGAACAATCTGGTTGAAAAACGGTTGGCCCGCATTTTCCTCATCTTTGTTCTTCTATGCCTTGCCATCGGCGGCCTCGAGGCCCTGTACAAACCGGCGCCGGTTTTTTTCAAATCCATGAACCTGATGAACATCCTGCTGCAGACCTCCATCAACACCATCATGGCGGTGGGCATGACTTTTATCATCATCACCGGCGGCATCGATCTGGCGGTGGGATCCACTCTGGCGTTGTGCAATGTGCTCATGGGGCTGGTCATGCCGGCTGTGGGGCTGTCGCACCCCTTTACCCAGATCGCCCTTGCGGTGGTGATCGCTCTGGCTGCCGGTGGTTTCATCGGATTTCTCAACGGCGGCATTTCCGTTGCCTGGCGCATACCGCCGTTCATCGTCGCCCTGGGCATGCTGGGGATCGCCCGCGGCCTGGCCCTGTGGCTGAGCGACAGTCAGACCGTCAATCTGATCGGCCGGGTGGATTCGGCTTTTTCCTTTATCGGCAACGGCCGATGGCTGGGCCTGCCCATACCAGCCCTTTTAGCGCTGCTGGTAGTGGCCGTTGGTCACTTTTTGCTCAATAAAACGCGTTTTGGCCGCTATGCGATCGCCATCGGCGGAAACCGGGAGGCGGCGCGCATGTCCGGCATCCGCGTCGGCTTTTACACCACCCTGGCCTATATCTTTGCCGGCCTGCTGGTCGGTCTGGCGGCGGTCGTGCAGACCAGCCGGCTGGGTTCAGCCAATCCCACCATCGGCGCCGGCTATGAGCTCTATGCCATCGCAGCGGCCATCATCGGCGGCACCAGCCTGATGGGCGGCGAGGGCACCATCGGCGGCACGCTGATCGGCGCGCTGATCATCGGGGTGCTCAACAATGGCTTGACGCTGATGAATATTGCGGATGAAATTAAACAGATCATCATCGGCCTGGTGATCATCATCGCCGTCATGGCGGATCGGAGAAGGAGGAAGCAGTGA
- a CDS encoding ABC transporter permease subunit gives MKINKNIFKKDYLDLFKNFETLYTLLGVPIAILVIFFLFSRQHGEAYLFMRHNISLIEANHLLAAYQLSDFDKPVAFYLLLWNSAYFYIVFLLSFVLPLTISCTSFTSEKEQGTIELLFHAPISDADLFFTKMVVSILPSLLLAVFCYAFMLISSYFHSGIEAFKYMMQPRWLILHFIIVPLFSIISANIGLSISIVKKNSRAALLFAFIFVIPLTLLLVPFVLGELVFTLRLALYGVLLAIPLLWLVFRIALKLFDREKIILSYY, from the coding sequence ATGAAAATCAATAAAAATATATTTAAAAAAGATTATTTGGATTTATTTAAAAACTTTGAAACACTCTATACTCTTCTTGGTGTTCCGATTGCGATACTTGTGATTTTCTTTCTTTTTTCTCGACAACATGGTGAAGCATATCTCTTTATGCGACATAATATTTCTCTCATAGAGGCCAATCATTTATTGGCTGCTTATCAGCTCTCCGATTTTGATAAACCGGTTGCTTTTTATTTATTACTGTGGAATTCAGCTTATTTCTATATCGTTTTTTTATTGAGTTTCGTTTTACCATTAACCATTTCTTGTACTTCGTTTACCAGCGAAAAAGAGCAGGGCACTATCGAGCTGCTTTTTCATGCGCCCATCAGCGATGCGGACCTGTTTTTTACCAAAATGGTGGTCAGCATTCTGCCCTCGTTGCTGTTGGCTGTTTTTTGCTATGCTTTTATGCTGATCAGCAGTTATTTTCATTCCGGCATCGAGGCGTTCAAGTACATGATGCAGCCACGATGGCTGATTTTGCATTTTATTATAGTTCCTTTATTTTCAATCATCTCCGCTAACATTGGATTGTCCATTTCTATTGTCAAAAAAAATTCCAGAGCTGCATTACTGTTTGCATTTATTTTTGTTATACCTCTGACTCTCTTGCTGGTCCCCTTCGTACTGGGCGAGCTGGTATTCACCCTCCGCCTGGCCCTGTACGGTGTGCTGCTGGCGATCCCTTTGCTGTGGCTGGTGTTTAGAATCGCGCTGAAATTGTTCGATCGCGAAAAGATCATCCTCTCCTACTACTAA
- a CDS encoding ABC transporter ATP-binding protein yields MLEAKGLSKKYGNGLVALSNLIFNLSSGKISCLAGPNGSGKTTTLRLLAALLHPTSGTIHYNDVKIDFNDLAYKARVAYLPERCGFYHRFSGKWNLDFYVSLFNVKPDQEELSHYSRLLELEPYLDKPVGVYSFGTKQKLALLRTLALQPAVFLLDEPFNGLDIESQHNAKQILRALRDRNKIILISTHQISAIEDILDDLIIIYKGKKILKMEMAEVRKAIIDDPKLQSITDFYLYHVKGAGNENQ; encoded by the coding sequence ATGCTTGAGGCAAAGGGTCTCTCAAAAAAGTATGGGAATGGTTTGGTAGCATTAAGTAATTTAATTTTTAATCTATCTTCTGGAAAAATATCTTGTCTTGCCGGCCCAAACGGGTCTGGGAAAACCACGACTCTGCGATTGCTCGCGGCTCTTCTCCATCCGACATCAGGAACCATCCATTACAACGATGTAAAGATAGATTTTAATGACTTGGCCTACAAGGCCAGGGTTGCCTATCTGCCTGAACGGTGCGGTTTTTATCACCGGTTCAGCGGTAAATGGAATCTGGATTTTTATGTATCCCTGTTCAACGTAAAGCCGGACCAGGAGGAGCTTTCCCATTACAGCCGGTTGCTGGAGCTGGAACCTTATCTTGACAAACCGGTTGGCGTCTATTCATTCGGCACCAAGCAAAAGTTGGCGCTTCTGAGGACTCTTGCCCTGCAACCAGCTGTTTTTCTGTTGGACGAGCCGTTCAATGGGCTGGATATTGAAAGCCAACACAACGCCAAACAGATATTAAGAGCGCTTCGCGATCGAAACAAAATCATCCTCATCTCGACCCATCAGATCTCCGCTATCGAAGATATTTTAGACGATCTGATCATTATTTACAAAGGTAAAAAGATTCTGAAGATGGAAATGGCTGAAGTTCGTAAAGCCATCATAGATGATCCTAAATTACAATCGATCACAGATTTTTACCTATATCATGTTAAAGGAGCAGGAAATGAAAATCAATAA